One genomic window of Cololabis saira isolate AMF1-May2022 chromosome 3, fColSai1.1, whole genome shotgun sequence includes the following:
- the LOC133429235 gene encoding uncharacterized protein LOC133429235 isoform X18: MATMTTEPSTVSEAATEGKQKTSGGGSEPKSGPANKQKTSGGAPAPKSEPANKQKQAAAASEQEGVQASKKAQEQAAEPGPANEASSPEEEQLKPRTRTSAGKGLSRLFSSFLKRRSQCSEGEGFEAEKAKDEKAEKEQKTDKVEDEKVEEVKKEDTEAKAVEEKPEVKEVKKNEEEKIEEKEEKKKVEEKVEKKGSKKKKKEAKKKAADKDEEKVKDETKKEEEKKEEPKEEKAKPVVEKGEKEEEEEKKDTPEIKEKEAETGKKEEERVDKKVAKKKEREEKIKRKEEEKAKRKAEEEERVKKREEEKTKKREEERAREAEKTKKREEEEEKVKEEKVKNEEEKAKDEKGKKTEDKPKEESKKEEEDLKEETKKKKNEEEKGKTEEKQQKEEDKGKKKEKGKNKGKKEPIEEKVKAPIAAPEAELKTEPDAEQAPDQQSISSAETQPVPGEPKQESDIKKEPELVKEVKKEDTDKREEEPAEQQEVTKGEGKTTEGAKKEKPVKDKKTEKKPEETKGSKRQKTMQCKVTLLDDAQFECELDKHAKGQELLSKVCDHVNLLEKDYFGLSNWETPAGKIWLDPSKEIRKQVPGAVYEFTFNVKFYPPDPAQLTEDLTRYFLCLQLRKDIMRGVLPCSFVTLSLLGSYTAQSELGEYDPELHGADYVKDLSLAPGQSKELEEKVMELHHTYRSMTPAQADMLFLENAKKLAMYGVDLHQAKDLDGVDITLGVCSGGLMVYKDKLRINRFPWPKVLKISYKRSSFFIKIRPSEQEQYESTIGFKLPNYKASKKLWKVCVEHHTFFRVSAVETPASRRFLSLGSKFRYSGRTQAQTRQASSMIIRPAPRFARSASKRLSRTLDGAGDETLQFLQQLSASTRCETDDWSSLVASDKAQSSPAFPASRESEQTLAQFWEGGRSVQTFTVTGQVTVTEYSGSQTFTQSVNQPMQDLAVDVQQQRRDEDQRSKLLQRHPPFSSVPPADFVKQPAKLFPDRVLQPALTQQDDWFLCFDRVYGSSSKQLFEKPASEYHLHVEKQGIPEDEQEVTTVKVTETRQETLILVDKLREAEVLQSRIREVRDLEGRLQEVDEMAEKLQKVIEEELGKEEVDKLREEEIYLEQEQRLTGQTEVVVRRTVRMMETEEEDLDEQIKKVFLKGLLSEEEEEQEGERMTQEGLIDDSLREKLRQIEKEWQEEVEEKFSPPDVAGITSAVEFQQVERRTKKVTIVEEKGPSAVTSEKEWQGEVEEKFSPPDVAGITSAGAFQQVERRAKKKVTIVEEKWASGVTSDMGELVEERTQTEVTESQVEDQVPYKDDWFKLFHHPPYKAVIRPPVAGVESAQVEGSEYFSYRIVETTEVVVEEKQTRERDVQHPPEILQQPPLVEVVDDWSVLLNVSPRESAYVPPVTSVLSTGRAQLDRESTGSVVGAAYVEKVVVVEERQIVQETPGYLEEVPQKPVADREDDWSVLLNVAPRESAYVPPVTSVVSTGRAQLDRESIGSVAGAAYVEKVVVVEERQIVQETPGYLEEVPQKPVADREDDWSVLLNVSPRKSAYVPPVTSVRSTGRAQLDRESMGSVVGAAYVEKVVVVEERQIVQETPGYLEEVPQKPVADREDDWSVLLAVPSKETSYVPPVIPEGRSLKEDIVVEQREKRIVVALVDTEIKQVSTVIQDDWFELLEVPVREVISVPTVSMTKHAQAYQRESISAVAQVQAVESRREVVVVVAKKEAERLPQQEIFQPVTEREDDWLLLLDVVSKETSYVAPVYVPAPTKLYPDVPAETKRVEKRLFQIGLDQVRTQDAQPLPQRDDDWFIQFDAIREKPAVTPTVTPAEVVQDVKKTLKVEVTKAETRTYKKVVFAVDDMQVGTGISGIRPSQIPPQSEREGGDDWVDLFGVTREKPPTTPAVSVPVVRPAVKVAAIAEPKPRLTVEDVRPPVGSAGALQLPKVDDDWFVLLHAPAKVSVAVDDRVGLRPEVKPAKELRVSERRVTIVKEAQQQREVVPARPALAELEDDWFVFLDVSPKKEAAAHERIQIPAGVRLPAPAAATTATRIAISEKRPQFEQRILAERQPLTQTRLSDDWFVLLDVDLKKSVVSTQRGARPVSAPVFSQAALAEAGIPMAPFEQPQTSTPIKTSRQEDRKLEVTVEAVEPSKIEAVAEVKQREVDSSLISTINGDIQHEFEKTSVEGVKMRKKRAKKIEGDSIYVRHSLLMLEEFDKPQEELLRHHASISELKRNFMETVPEPRPSEWDKRLSTHSPFRTLGINGQPLPSADGFVIRLPRGPLLDFYSKRS, from the exons A TGGCTACCATGACAACAGAGCCAAGCACTGTGAGTGAGGCAGCCACAGAGGGCAAGCAGAAGACCAGCGGTGGTGGCTCTGAACCCAAATCTGGGCCGGCGAACAAGCAGAAGACCAGCGGTGGTGCGCCTGCACCCAAATCTGAGCCGGCGAACAAGCAGAAACAAGCGGCAGCAGCGTCTGAGCAGGAAGGGGTTCAGGCGAGCAAGAAGGCCCAGGAGCAGGCTGCCGAGCCTGGGCCTGCGAATGAAGCCAGCTCTCCTGAAGAGGAGCAGCTGAAGCCTCGGACCAGGACCTCTGCCGGCAAAGGCCTCTCTCGcctcttctcttctttcctgAAACGTCGGTCGCAGTGCTCCGAGGGCGAGGGCTTCGAGGCCGAGAAGGCCAAGGACGAAAAAGCTgaaaaagaacagaaaactgACAAGGTAGAAGATGAGAAGGTGGAAGAGGTGAAGAAGGAAGACACGGAGGCTAAAGCTGTGGAGGAAAAACCAGAGGTCAAAGAGGTTAAAAAGAACGAGGAagagaaaatagaagaaaaagaagagaagaagaaagtaGAGGAAAAAGTTGAGAAGAAGggcagtaaaaagaaaaagaaagaagcaaaaaagaaagcagCAGATAAGGATGAAGAGAAAGTAAAAGACGAgacgaaaaaagaagaagaaaagaaagaggagccAAAAGAGGAGAAGGCAAAACCAGTTgtagaaaagggggaaaaagaagaagaagaagaaaagaaggatacCCCTGAGATCAAAGAAAAAGAGGCAGAAactggaaagaaggaagaagaaagagttGACAAGAAGGTGgctaagaaaaaagaaagagaagaaaaaataaagagaaaggaagaggagaaggcaAAAAGGAAAgcagaggaagaagagagggtaaaaaagagagaagaggagaaaacaaagaagagagaagaagaaagagcaAGAGaggctgaaaaaacaaaaaagagagaggaggaggaagaaaaagTGAAAGAAGAAAAGGTTAAAAACGAGGAGGAGAAAGCAAAAGacgaaaagggaaaaaagacagAGGACAAACCAAAAGAGGAGTCcaaaaaagaagaggaggacCTGAAAGAAGAGactaagaagaaaaagaacGAGGAGGAGAAGGGAAAGACCGAAGAAAAGCAGCAGAAGGAAGAGGACAaggggaagaagaaggaaaaggggaaaaacaaaGGGAAGAAGGAGCCCATTGAGGAAAAAGTGAAAGCACCAATCGCTGCTCCAGAAGCTGAGCTTAAAACGGAGCCAGACGCCGAACAGGCTCCAGATCAGCAATCAATAAGCAGcgcagagacacag CCTGTTCCAGGGGAACCGAAGCAGGAGTCTGACATAAAGAAGGAGCCTGAATTAGTGAAGGAAGTGAAAAAGGAGGACACGGATAAAAGGGAGGAGGAACCAGCAGAACAGCAGGAGGTGACCAAAGGAGAAGGAAAAACAACGGAGGGGGCGAAGAAAGAGAAACCGGTTAAAGACAAGAAGACGGAAAAGAAGCCAGAGGAGACGAAAGGCTCCAAACGTCAGAAAACCATGCAGTGTAAAGTCACCTTGCTGGACGACGCTCAGTTCGAGTGTGAGCTTGAT AAACATGCTAAAGGTCAAGAGCTTTTGTCAAAGGTGTGTGACCATGTCAACCTGCTGGAGAAAGATTACTTTGGTCTCTCTAACTGGGAAACTCCAGCCGGCAAG ATATGGCTGGACCCCTCTAAAGAGATCCGGAAACAGGTTCCTGGTGCCGTGTATGAGTTTACATTCAACGTGAAGTTCTATCCTCCTGATCCAGCGCAACTCACAGAAGACCTCACCAG GTATTTTCTGTGTCTCCAGTTGAGGAAGGACATCATGCGTGGCGTTCTTCCCTGTTCCTTTGTCACACTGTCCCTGCTGGGCTCCTACACAGCCCAGTCAGAGCTGGGAGAATATGACCCAGAGCTTCACGGAGCCGACTACGTTAAAGATCTGAGTCTGGCTCCTGGACAGAGCAAAGAGCTGGAAGAAAAAGTGATGGAGCTGCACCACACATACAG GTCAATGACTCCAGCCCAAGCAGACATGCTGTTTCTGGAAAATGCAAAGAAACTTGCTATGTATGGCGTTGACCTGCACCAAGCCAAG GATCTTGATGGAGTGGACATAACGCTGGGGGTTTGCTCCGGCGGTCTAATGGTTTACAAGGACAAACTGAGGATCAACCGCTTCCCTTGGCCCAAAGTGCTGAAGATATCCTACAAACGCAGCAGCTTCTTCATCAAAATCAGGCCGTCGGAG cAAGAGCAGTATGAGAGCACCATAGGATTCAAGCTGCCCAACTACAAAGCCTCAAAGAAACTGTGGAAAGTTTGCGTTGAACATCATACCTTCTTCAG GGTTTCAGCAGTGGAGACTCCGGCATCACGTCGCTTCCTGAGCTTGGGCTCTAAGTTTAGGTACAGTGGTCGCACTCAGGCCCAGACCCGCCAGGCGAGCTCCATGATTATCCGTCCGGCCCCTCGCTTCGCACGCTCTGCAAGCAAGAGGCTGTCACGAACCCTAGATGGAG CTGGAGATGAAACTCTCCAGTTTCTGCAACAACTCTCAGCATCAACCAGGTGTGAGACTGATGATTGGTCCTCACTGGTGGCTTCTGACAAAGCCCAGTCTTCTCCTGCGTTCCCAG CCAGCAGGGAGTCTGAGCAGACTCTTGCTCAGTTCTGGGAGGGGGGACGGTCCGTTCAAACATTCACAGTGACCGGGCAGGTCACCGTGACGGAGTACAGTGGCTCTCAGACCTTTACCCAGTCAGTCAATCAGCCCATGCAGGATCTGGCAGTCGATgtgcagcagcagaggagagaTGAAGATCAGCGGTCCAAACTTCTGCAGCGTCATCCTCCCTTTTCCTCCGTTCCTCCTGCTGATTTTGTCAAACAGCCAG CCAAACTCTTTCCGGACCGAGTGTTGCAGCCAGCACTGACGCAGCAAGACGATTGGTTCCTGTGCTTTGACCGAGTCTACGGCTCGTCCTCTAAACAGCTGTTTGAAAAGCCTGCGT CTGAATACCATCTCCACGTGGAGAAGCAGGGTATCCCAGAGGATGAACAGGAAGTTACCACTGTGAAAGTTACTGAGACGCGTCAGGAAACACTTATCCTGGTAGATAAACTGAGAGAGGCGGAGGTTTTACAAAGCAGGATCAGAGAAGTGAGGGACCTGGAGGGAAGGCTCCAAGAGGTTGATGAGATGGCAGAGAAACTTCAGAAGGTCATAGAGGAGGAGTTGGGAAAGGAGGAGGTGGACAAGCTAAGAGAAGAAGAGATTTATTTGGAGCAGGAGCAACGATTGACAGGTCAAACAGAAGTGGTGGTAAGGAGAACTGTGAGGATGATGGAGACAGAAGAGGAGGACTTGGATGAACAAATAAAGAAGGTGTTTTTGAAAGGTTTGTTGtctgaagaggaagaagagcagGAGGGGGAGAGGATGACACAAGAGGGCCTGATAGACGACAGCTTGAGAGAGAAGCTACGTCAGATAGAAAAAGAATGgcaagaggaggtggaggagaagttCAGCCCTCCAGATGTTGCTGGCATCACTTCTGCGGTGGAGTTTCAGCAGGTTGAACGTAGGACTAAGAAAGTAACCATCGTAGAGGAGAAGGGGCCATCGGCCGTGACATCAGAAAAAGAATGGCAGGGGGAAGTGGAGGAGAAGTTTAGCCCTCCAGATGTTGCTGGCATCACTTCTGCAGGAGCGTTTCAGCAGGTTGAACGTAGGGCTAAGAAGAAAGTAACCATCGTAGAGGAGAAGTGGGCGTCTGGTGTGACATCAGACATGGGAGAGTTAGTGGAGGAGAGGACACAGACGGAGGTTACAGAGAGTCAGGTAGAGGATCAGGTGCCATATAAAGATGATTGGTTCAAACTTTTCCACCATCCTCCATACAAGGCAGTTATCAGACCACCAG TTGCTGGCGTGGAGAGTGCTCAGGTGGAGGGGAGTGAGTATTTCAGCTATAGGATTGTGGAGACGACAGAGGTTGTAGTAGAGGAGAAGCAAACAAGAGAAAGGGATGTTCAACATCCGCCAGAGATCCTTCAACAGCCGCCATTGGTTGAAGTTGTGGATGACTGGTCTGTGTTGCTGAATGTTTCTCCCAGAGAATCCGCTTACGTACCACCAG TTACATCAGTTTTATCAACGGGAAGAGCGCAGCTGGACCGTGAAAGTACTGGCTCTGTCGTTGGAGCTGCGTACGTGGaaaaggtggtggtggtggaagaGAGACAGATAGTACAAGAGACTCCAGGGTATCTGGAAGAAGTCCCCCAGAAGCCAGTGGCAGACAGAGAGGATGACTGGTCCGTGTTGCTGAATGTTGCTCCCAGAGAATCTGCTTACGTACCACCAG TTACATCAGTTGTATCAACGGGAAGAGCGCAGCTGGACCGGGAAAGTATTGGCTCTGTCGCTGGAGCTGCGTACGTGGaaaaggtggtggtggtggaagaGAGACAGATAGTACAAGAGACTCCAGGGTATCTGGAAGAAGTCCCACAGAAGCCAGTGGCAGACAGAGAGGATGACTGGTCTGTGTTGCTGAATGTTTCTCCCAGAAAATCTGCTTACGTACCACCAG TTACATCAGTTAGATCCACGGGAAGAGCGCAGCTGGACCGTGAGAGTATGGGCTCTGTCGTTGGAGCTGCATACGTGGaaaaggtggtggtggtggaagaGAGACAGATAGTACAAGAGACTCCAGGGTATCTGGAAGAAGTCCCCCAGAAGCCAGTGGCAGACAGAGAGGATGACTGGTCCGTGTTGCTGGCTGTTCCTTCAAAAGAGACCTCATATGTACCACCAG TGATTCCAGAGGGCCGATCTCTAAAGGAGGATATAGTTGTTGagcagagagaaaaaaggatTGTCGTTGCATTAGTGGACACAGAAATAAAACAAGTATCAACCGTGATACAGGATGACTGGTTTGAGCTGCTGGAGGTTCCTGTCAGAGAAGTTATATCTGTGCCCACAG TTTCCATGACCAAACATGCTCAGGCATATCAGAGGGAAAGCATTTCTGCTGTGGCTCAGGTCCAGGCAGTAGAGTCCAGGAGAGAGGTTGTAGTTGTGGTGGCAAAGAAAGAGGCTGAGAGGCTTCCACAGCAGGAAATATTCCAGCCAGTGACGGAGCGAGAGGATGATTGGCTTTTGCTGCTGGATGTTGTTTCTAAAGAGACTTCTTATGTGGCGCCAG TTTATGTGCCTGCACCGACTAAACTCTATCCAGATGTTCCAGCTGAAACAAAACGTGTAGAGAAGAGGTTGTTTCAGATTGGTCTTGATCAGGTTAGAACTCAGGACGCCCAGCCACTGCCGCAGCGGGACGATGACTGGTTTATTCAGTTTGATGCTATTCGTGAAAAGCCCGCCGTAACACCAACAG TCACTCCAGCTGAAGTTGTTCAGGACGTGAAGAAGACGTTAAAGGTTGAGGTGACAAAAGCAGAGACTAGAACATACAAGAAGGTGGTATTTGCCGTGGACGACATGCAAGTCGGGACAGGGATTTCTGGAATTAGACCGAGCCAAATTCCACCACAGTCTGAGAGAGAAGGAGGGGATGATTGGGTCGACCTGTTTGGCGTCACCCGAGAAAAACCACCCACCACACCAGCAG TGTCAGTTCCTGTGGTTCGGCCTGCCGTTAAGGTGGCAGCAATCGCTGAACCAAAACCACGGCTCACCGTGGAGGATGTGCGGCCACCTGTGGGGTCGGCTGGCGCACTGCAATTACCAAAAGTAGATGATGACTGGTTTGTCCTGCTCCATGCTCCAGCTAAAGTATCAG TGGCTGTTGATGACCGCGTTGGTTTGCGTCCTGAAGTGAAACCAGCTAAAGAGTTGCGCGTCTCCGAGCGGAGAGTTACGATAGTGAAGGAGGCGCAGCAGCAGAGGGAGGTGGTGCCGGCGCGTCCAGCGCTGGCAGAGCTGGAGGATGATTGGTTTGTTTTCCTGGATGTGTCCCCTAAGAAAGAAG CCGCTGCGCATGAACGAATCCAGATCCCAGCAGGTGTCAGACTTCCAGCTCCTGCAGCCGCAACAACCGCAACAAGGATTGCTATTTCTGAGAAGAGACCACAGTTTGAGCAGCGAATCCTGGCAGAACGGCAACCGCTCACACAAACACGTCTCAGTGATGATTGGTTTGTTCTGCTAGATGTTGACCTCAAAAAgtcag TTGTGAGCACTCAGAGGGGCGCCCGTCCTGTCAGCGCTCCAGTCTTCTCCCAGGCCGCTCTGGCGGAGGCCGGGATCCCGATGGCTCCATTCGAGCAGCCCCAGACCTCCACCCCCATCAAGACCAGCCGCCAGGAGGACAGGAAGCTGGAGGTCACCGTAGAAGCTGTGGAGCCTTCAAAGATTGAGGCCGTGGCAGAGGTGAAG CAGAGAGAAGTAGACTCTTCACTGATCTCCACCATCAATGGGGACATTCAG CACGAGTTTGAGAAGACGAGCGTGGAGGGCGTGAAAATGCGAAAG AAAAGAGCTAAGAAAATTGAGGGTGACTCAATTTATGTCAGACATAGCCTTTTAATGCTGGAG